ATTTTGACTCAACAAAGATGTGGTGTACCACAAAATTTCCTTCAAAACCCTTGTTTAGTTTGTTTGGGTAAGATAGACTATATGAGtttattctttttgttatatatatatataaatgcattcccaatataaatttaattactaaaaattaatttttattaaaatttatatcgTAAGTAGCAATTGGCTTGGGCTTCACGAGCCCAATGGAAGGGGTACTTCGGCCTTATCAAGTAACACGGAGCCACTCGTTGTCCTGTATGGACCATTTTTTTAGGCCCAAGCCCACTCTAAGCTCCACCTCTAAAATTAGGAGATCTCCTACAACGAGGTAGGCCCAAAATAAAGTAATTACTGGGCCAAGCCCAATTCAATCATAGTTTGGAGTTCCGAATGCAATTTTCGCTCTTGAAATTATTCAAACTTTGGGCTTGGCGGGAGGCAGGCTTTGGGAGGGACCAGcccaatttaaataattttcaaacttatttttggAGAATCTTGTAATAGATGAAATTACTTAAAAGATTTTCATTCAAACTAATGAcgaaaatcaataaaatcacgTAGAGTATGTTggattattattaaatatatatatataaaggaaaatttatttttaatatcatattttaatataattatactaaaattttgaatgaaagGTTAGAAATATTAGTGTACGAGtgatatcatttaaaaaaagtaatattttgaatttcaagtatttaaaaaatggtataattaaaaataaaatattaaaaaattcagtgcttcttaaaaaaagggaaaggaaaaaaattaatgtgaAAAATGTGCATCAAAATTAgaggattaatttatttaataaaatgaattaatatgtagaaatttatatatatattttttaaatttaatccaCGTCGAATTTATATTCTGAAAGGTAATTACTAATTACAATCTTAAAACCcctcattttctctttaaaaaccTTGTATCGTactaattttctctctctccaaacGCAACAACATCGGTCTGCCTGCTTTGCTGCCCTTCTCTTGAACGACGGTACTTGTTCTCTCTTTCTCAATTTAttgggggtttttttttttttttttggtgtttttcacTTTTGAATTCATTTGCACACACTTATCAAAACCCTAGAGAAACTCTCATAAACCCTAGAAAAGCTCTCGGAAACCCTAGAGGACACCGATCAGAAAATGGAATGGAACGCTGAAACCCTACAATTCCTCTCCCAATGCTTCCTCCATACGCTTTCTCCAAATCCCGAGCCTCGCCGCCGCGCCGAATCATCTCTCTCCGAAGCTGCTGACCGGCCCAACTACGGCCTCGCTGTCCTCCGCCTTGTCGCTGAGCCCTCCGTCGATGGGCAGATCCGCCAGAGCGCCGCCGTCAACTTCAAGAACCACCTCCGTGTTAGGTGGTCGACAGAGGTGTCAAGGGAGCCGAATGCTGTGACCCTAATCTCAATTCCTGAGTCCGAAAAGGAGcaaatcaaaaccctaattgTCCCTCTCATGCTCTCCGCCACTCCCCGAATTCAGAGTCAGCTCAGTGAAGCCCTTTCGCTGATCGGGAAACATGATTTCCCGAAAAAATGGCCTTCATTATTGCCTGAGCTCGTGTCAAGTCTTCGAACTGCATCACAATCATCTGATTACGCCACCATCAATGGAATTCTCGGTACCGCAAATTCGATATTCAAGAAGTTTAGGTACCAATACAAGACCAATGATCTTCTTCTTGATTTGAAGTATTGCCTCGACAATTTTGCAGCGCCTTTATTAGAAATCTTTCTCAAAACTGCCGCATTAATTGATTCCGTGGTTAACTCCGGAGGTCCTGCTGTGGCAGCCACCCTCCGGCCTCTGATTGAATCCCAGAGGCTATGTTGtagaatattttattctttaaattttcaagaattaCCCGAGTTTTTTGAGGATCACATGAAAGAGTGGATGGGTGAGTTTAAAAAATACCTCACTATGAGGTATCCAGCTCTTGAAGAGGGCAGTGGGGATGGGCTTGCAGTTGTTGATGAGCTTCGAGCTGCAGTATGTGAGAATATTAGTCTTTATATTGAGAAAAATGAGGAGGAGTTTCAGGAGTACTTGAATGATTTTGCACTTGCTGTGTGGAGCTTACTCACGACTGTTTCAGCATCTTCTAGCCGTGACCGGCTTACCATTACTGCAATTAAGTTTTTGACTACTGTTAGTACAAGTGTGCACCACACATTGTTTGCAGCTGATAATGTGATATCTCAGATTTGTCAGGGCATTGTGATTCCAAATGTGCGGTTAAGGGATGAAGATGAGGAGCTTTTTGAGATGAACTATGTTGAGTTTGTTAGGAGGGATATGGAAGGGAGCGATCTTGATACAAGGAGGAGGATTGCTTGTGAACTTCTCAAAGGGATTGCTACGAATTATAAGGAAAGGGTGACTGCTATTGTTTCAGTACAGATCCAAAATATGTTAGGCTCCTTTGCTACGAACCCAGCTGTGAATTGGAAGGATAAGGACTGTGCCATATACTTGGTTGTCTCACTTGCCACTAAGAAGGCTGGGGGTAATTCTGTCTCAACTGACCTAGTCAATGTTGAGAGTTTCTTTGGATCAGTTATTGTTCCAGAGTTGAAGAGTCAGGATGTGAATGGGTTCCCGATGCTCAAGGCAGGTGCACTTAAGTTCTTTACAATGTTTCGAAATCAGATATCAAAGCCCATTGCAATTGCATTGGTTCCAGATGTGGTTCGATTCCTTGGTTCAGAGTCAAATGTCGTCCATTCATATGCTGCAAATTGCATTGAGAAACTCTTGCTGGTCAAGGAAGAGGGAGGAATGGCAAGATACACTTCCTCGGATATTAGTCCATTTTTGCCAGTTCTGATTGGCAATCTTTTTAATGCTTTGAAGTTTCCAGATTCTGAGGAGAATCAATACATCATGAAGTGTATCATGCGGGTTCTTGGAGTTGCTGACATCACTCGTGAGGTTGCTGGTCCTTGCATCTTGGAGTTGACTAATGTTCTTGCTGAAGTTtgcaaaaacccaaaaaatccAGTCTTTAATCACTATCTGTTTGAAGCCGTTGCAGTTCTTGTTAGGCGGGCCTGTGAAAAGGACGCATCTCTCATATCTGCCTTTGAAGGAAGCCTCTTTCCCAGCCTCCAAACCATCCTGGTTAACGATGTAACAGAGTTTTTCCCTTATGCGTTCCAACTATTAGCTCAGCTTGTTGAGTTGAATAGACCACCCATCCCACCCAGCTACATGCAAATATTTGAACTCCTCTTGTCACCTGATTCATGGCGAAAAACTGCAAATGTTCCTGCCCTAGTGCGTCTGCTTCAGGCCTTCCTTCAGAAGGCGCCCCATGAGCTTAACAGAGAGGGGAGGCTTAGCCAGGTACTTGGAATATTTGAAAGGCTTATCTCATCTCATACAACAGATGAACAGGGCTTCTATGTGCTCAACACTGTGATTGAGAATCTCGGATATGAAGTTATTGCGCCCTATGTGAGTCACATCTGGGCTACCCTATTTGGACGGCTTCAAAAGAACAGGACAGTAAAGTTTGTGAAGTCTTTCCTGATATTTATGTCTTTGTTTCTGGTCAAGCATGGCTCCACAAACCTTGTGGATTCGATCAATGCTGTTCAGCCCAATATATTTCTTGTGATTTTGGAGCAGTTCTGGATACCAAATCTTAAGCTGATTACAGGAGCTATTGAGCTGAAGTTAACTTCAGTTGCTTCAACCCGGCTTCTTTGCGAATCTCCAGCACTCTTGGATCCTACATCTGTTAAACAATGGGGGAAATTACTGGATAGCATTATTACCCTTCTTTCACGGCCAGAACAGGATAGAGTTGAGGTGGAACCAGAAGTTCTGGATATCGGGGAGACTATGGTTTATGCTGCCACCTACGTCCCACTTCAGAATGCTGGGAGGAAAGAGGAGGATCCtttaaaggaaataaaggaTCCGAAGGAATTCTTGGTTGCTTCATTGGCAAATCTTTCTGCTCATTCCCCCGGACGGTATCCTCAAATCATCAATGAGAATCTTGATCAAGCTAATCAAACTGCATTACTTCAACTTTGTGGTACTTATAAGCTCCCCATTGTTTAAGTAAGAAACTACCTACACCTaccttttccttatttatttcatgtcattGTCGTTTTGTTGCTATTTTAGTATTAAGTGGCATATTTTTTACTTCCAACTAGAGAAGGAATTACATTAGGAGCTTCCTTCTGATGGATGACTAATGAGTAATGAGATAACTGATTTTGTTGATCCTAGTATAGAAAAATATTCTGGATCtccaaaaatcaaatgtaaaccTGGTTAGGATTTAAGTCACACTGTTTCTGTTATCAACTATTCTCTTAAGGAACTTGTATATAGTGCagttgagaaaattattctGGAAAAGACAATTAATTTAGCtgttgttaaatatataaagaatttggGTGTTGATGGCAGTGCTTTGACACATTGTATGGATGATATATTTCCTGATACATTACAACGTTGATTGATACTTCAGATAATTGGTTCTAGACATTGGCCCGTACTTATTTTGTTGATCAGACAATAAGTGAAGATGCACCTTGTCATTACCACATTGAATTATATATCTTGATCAATACAGCACCATTATGTGCTTACTCAAATTTGTTTATGTATATTTGAATTGCTTAAAGTGTATCTTTATCAGAATCATCTTTTGGAATTTGCAATACATCACACAAATTTTCTCATGTTGTTTGTTGTTGTAGTTCCATTAGGTTTAAAGGCTTCCTCCCAAGTATTGATTTTTCATTGCAAATCAAGGCTGAATTTTGGTGTATCCTTTTGCATTGGAGATTAAACCAAGCTCAACCCACAGAGTAGAATACTCAACTCGTATAAAAGCCCGAACTGGTTCGGCCTGTAATCCAAGCTGCCCAACCTGGCCTGAATGAGTTTTTTGGTTGGTTGGGTCAGCTGAAACTGCAATCatacaattgattttttttttttaataggtaaaaatggaaaacTGCAATTATACAATAGATGATAATCAAACGATGAGTTTAGACATGACCTTTATACACATATGATCATTGCCTCTCTAGCTAGTCAACAATCCACTCCTTTCAATATTACCTTTCTTTGCTGTGGTCATATTTCAACCTTTCTACTGTGttgctttaaaatttattctcatttatatTCACCTGTGAAAGTGGCATAAAACAAATTCTTACTAGTGCACTTATGCAATTTATCAGGATCTTATGCAACCATGAAGTATGGGCCTTGTCTTGAGGTCACAATATCAGTCCTCCTCAGCATGCATTTGTGATCAAATGGTATTTTTGCATTGCGGTTGATTAGTTTAGACAGTTGTCTTTGAACTTCTCAGGATCCTCTGCAGTAATGAAGTAGGCTTCTTTTGCAGTCATAATTTTTCACCGAGTCCTGCCCCCCATGCATGTTCTCCACTGCAGTTCCACATACCTGCCCTGCAGTTCAAACGTTATTCTCCTTGTTTGTTGTCCCTGTTCACCAGAGTTGTATTCAGCGGGAATCTGTGAGCAAATGGTAATTGTATCCTCCTCCCCTCCTCACTCTTTCTTCTTTTA
The sequence above is drawn from the Vitis riparia cultivar Riparia Gloire de Montpellier isolate 1030 chromosome 15, EGFV_Vit.rip_1.0, whole genome shotgun sequence genome and encodes:
- the LOC117932171 gene encoding exportin-2 encodes the protein MEWNAETLQFLSQCFLHTLSPNPEPRRRAESSLSEAADRPNYGLAVLRLVAEPSVDGQIRQSAAVNFKNHLRVRWSTEVSREPNAVTLISIPESEKEQIKTLIVPLMLSATPRIQSQLSEALSLIGKHDFPKKWPSLLPELVSSLRTASQSSDYATINGILGTANSIFKKFRYQYKTNDLLLDLKYCLDNFAAPLLEIFLKTAALIDSVVNSGGPAVAATLRPLIESQRLCCRIFYSLNFQELPEFFEDHMKEWMGEFKKYLTMRYPALEEGSGDGLAVVDELRAAVCENISLYIEKNEEEFQEYLNDFALAVWSLLTTVSASSSRDRLTITAIKFLTTVSTSVHHTLFAADNVISQICQGIVIPNVRLRDEDEELFEMNYVEFVRRDMEGSDLDTRRRIACELLKGIATNYKERVTAIVSVQIQNMLGSFATNPAVNWKDKDCAIYLVVSLATKKAGGNSVSTDLVNVESFFGSVIVPELKSQDVNGFPMLKAGALKFFTMFRNQISKPIAIALVPDVVRFLGSESNVVHSYAANCIEKLLLVKEEGGMARYTSSDISPFLPVLIGNLFNALKFPDSEENQYIMKCIMRVLGVADITREVAGPCILELTNVLAEVCKNPKNPVFNHYLFEAVAVLVRRACEKDASLISAFEGSLFPSLQTILVNDVTEFFPYAFQLLAQLVELNRPPIPPSYMQIFELLLSPDSWRKTANVPALVRLLQAFLQKAPHELNREGRLSQVLGIFERLISSHTTDEQGFYVLNTVIENLGYEVIAPYVSHIWATLFGRLQKNRTVKFVKSFLIFMSLFLVKHGSTNLVDSINAVQPNIFLVILEQFWIPNLKLITGAIELKLTSVASTRLLCESPALLDPTSVKQWGKLLDSIITLLSRPEQDRVEVEPEVLDIGETMVYAATYVPLQNAGRKEEDPLKEIKDPKEFLVASLANLSAHSPGRYPQIINENLDQANQTALLQLCGTYKLPIV